The Borreliella mayonii genome has a segment encoding these proteins:
- the pyrH gene encoding UMP kinase → MLEIISLGGGVINSNQINIEFIKNFKNFVFKWLLENEKRKIILIVGGGRVAREYQDAYKKINPDFKARELDEIGIMSTKLNAEFLCKVMNPLCKDKIVTNPLKNFSFKGKILIASGWKSGFSTDYIAVKFAEKFNKKDIINITNVNQVYDKDPKKFKNATAFKKLNWEQLQNIVGQKWNPGLNLPFDPIATKLSSKLGLTLYIVNGNDIKNLEKVFNKNNDFFGTIIVK, encoded by the coding sequence ATGCTTGAAATAATAAGTCTTGGAGGAGGAGTAATAAATTCAAATCAAATCAACATAGAATTCATTAAAAACTTTAAAAACTTTGTTTTTAAATGGTTACTAGAAAATGAAAAAAGAAAAATCATTTTAATAGTTGGTGGAGGAAGAGTTGCAAGAGAATACCAAGACGCCTATAAAAAAATCAACCCTGATTTTAAGGCTCGTGAGCTTGATGAAATTGGAATAATGTCAACAAAGTTAAACGCAGAATTTCTGTGTAAAGTAATGAACCCTCTTTGTAAAGACAAAATTGTGACAAATCCCTTAAAAAATTTTTCTTTTAAAGGAAAAATACTAATTGCTTCTGGATGGAAATCGGGATTTTCAACAGATTACATTGCTGTAAAATTCGCAGAAAAATTTAATAAAAAAGATATTATAAACATAACAAACGTAAATCAGGTTTATGATAAAGATCCAAAAAAATTTAAAAACGCAACAGCTTTTAAAAAATTAAATTGGGAACAATTACAAAACATTGTAGGTCAAAAGTGGAATCCGGGCTTAAATTTACCTTTTGACCCAATAGCAACAAAACTCTCTTCAAAACTTGGGCTTACCCTTTACATAGTAAATGGAAATGATATTAAAAACTTAGAAAAAGTTTTTAACAAAAATAATGATTTTTTTGGTACTATTATAGTAAAATAA
- a CDS encoding glycosyltransferase family 2 protein, with translation MEDIVHKYKVSVIICFFNSAETLDAMIKDAVNQTLKDKEIILINDGSYDGSLEIAEKYANKYSFIKIFSQKNMGLPASREKGLSEAQGEYVIYWDSDDSVESTMLEVLYNRAKADNSDVVCSQFYVYFLAINVKRKSLLPFPNYPLTGKEAFKNLLFTVYATFGRKNFVVGTLWDKLIRRELILKNNIRQQNVVFEDIVFVMQIFLKAAKVSFVNNYFYTNFQRIGSMSSSISVLHKSKLSLNIMETLLKKEGIFNECQHLYKKFFLQFYYFISFKQIYIISWNIPDKLVYSAYKEKLISVLDEIKGLSEFQDCYEYAKSFGFNEIQILPRIMLKIWNFSSRLYVNFSIFIYKFFIKN, from the coding sequence TTGGAGGATATTGTGCATAAGTATAAAGTTTCTGTTATTATTTGTTTTTTTAATTCGGCTGAAACTCTTGATGCAATGATAAAGGATGCTGTTAATCAAACATTAAAAGATAAGGAAATTATATTAATTAATGATGGTTCTTACGATGGTAGTTTAGAAATAGCAGAAAAATATGCCAATAAGTACAGCTTTATTAAGATTTTTAGTCAAAAAAATATGGGACTTCCTGCTTCTAGAGAAAAGGGACTTTCTGAGGCTCAAGGGGAGTATGTTATTTATTGGGATAGTGATGATTCTGTAGAGAGCACTATGCTTGAAGTTCTATATAATAGGGCAAAAGCAGATAATTCTGATGTTGTTTGTTCTCAATTTTATGTTTATTTTCTTGCAATAAATGTAAAAAGAAAATCTCTACTTCCTTTTCCCAATTATCCATTAACAGGTAAGGAGGCGTTTAAAAATTTGCTTTTTACTGTTTATGCAACTTTTGGAAGGAAAAATTTTGTTGTTGGGACGCTATGGGATAAATTGATTAGACGAGAATTAATCTTAAAGAATAATATTCGTCAGCAAAATGTAGTATTTGAAGATATAGTTTTTGTTATGCAAATTTTTTTAAAAGCCGCTAAGGTTTCTTTTGTAAATAATTATTTTTATACTAATTTCCAAAGAATAGGAAGTATGAGTTCTTCTATTAGCGTTTTACATAAATCTAAATTATCTCTTAATATAATGGAAACTTTATTAAAAAAAGAAGGCATTTTTAACGAGTGTCAACATTTGTATAAAAAATTTTTCTTGCAATTTTATTATTTTATTTCTTTTAAGCAAATTTATATTATTAGTTGGAATATTCCCGACAAGCTTGTTTATAGTGCTTATAAAGAAAAGCTTATTTCTGTTCTTGATGAGATTAAAGGATTATCTGAATTTCAAGATTGTTATGAATATGCAAAAAGTTTTGGATTTAATGAAATTCAAATTTTGCCTAGAATTATGCTAAAAATTTGGAATTTTAGCTCAAGGCTTTATGTAAATTTTTCTATATTTATTTATAAGTTTTTTATAAAAAATTGA
- a CDS encoding ABC transporter ATP-binding protein: MAIEAVNVEFSYRRKEVYSDLNLNIKIPQVYLLLGKNGVGKTTLLKLISGLLEPIKGKVLFNSLAAFPRDPLNLVNLFFIPEEFSLPKLSLAEYSKALSIFYPNFNKADFKKYLSDFDLDISLDLSSASFGQKKKSIIAFSLATNVSCLLFDEPTNSLDIVSKNVFRNMLSNLKDRIIFITGHNVRDLAGAVDYLIIVGEKLILFSNSISYINKNYKIKIISELNGNELYYEKNKDGFKALYFESSNGAEVVDIEFFFLYVTKNKKER; this comes from the coding sequence ATGGCTATTGAGGCTGTTAATGTAGAATTTTCCTATAGAAGAAAAGAAGTCTACTCAGATTTAAATTTAAACATTAAGATCCCTCAAGTCTATTTGCTTCTTGGCAAAAATGGAGTTGGAAAAACAACCTTGCTTAAACTTATAAGTGGGCTTTTAGAGCCCATAAAAGGGAAGGTTTTATTTAACTCTTTAGCAGCTTTTCCAAGAGATCCCTTGAATTTAGTTAATTTATTTTTTATTCCTGAAGAATTTTCACTTCCTAAATTGTCTTTAGCTGAATATAGCAAAGCTTTGTCTATATTTTATCCAAATTTTAATAAGGCAGATTTTAAAAAATATTTATCAGATTTTGATCTTGATATTTCTCTTGATCTATCTTCAGCTTCTTTTGGGCAGAAGAAAAAGAGTATTATTGCATTCTCTCTAGCTACAAATGTTTCTTGCTTGTTATTTGACGAGCCAACAAATAGTCTTGATATTGTTTCAAAAAATGTTTTTAGAAATATGCTTTCCAATTTAAAGGACAGAATCATTTTTATTACAGGTCACAATGTAAGGGATTTGGCAGGAGCTGTAGATTATTTAATTATTGTTGGGGAAAAGTTAATTCTTTTTTCCAATTCAATATCTTATATTAATAAAAATTATAAGATTAAAATTATCAGCGAATTGAATGGGAATGAATTATATTATGAAAAAAATAAGGATGGATTTAAGGCGCTTTATTTTGAGAGTAGTAATGGAGCTGAAGTTGTTGATATTGAATTTTTCTTTTTATATGTTACTAAAAATAAAAAGGAGAGGTAA
- the pyrG gene encoding glutamine hydrolyzing CTP synthase codes for MKKNLKILVITGGVISGIGKGVTSASIARLFRYDFRVTPIKCDGYLNTDPGTINPVEHGEVFVLDDGGEVDMDFGHYERFLNLNAKSSWNITMGKIYKKILENERKGKYLGRTVQLIPHVTDEIKSTIFQIASSENSDMLIIEIGGTIGDMENILFIETVRQIRQEIGSGNIAFIHLTYVPSPAGINEQKSKPTQQSVKTLNKAGIFPDLIIARSSQVLTDQIRKKVAMFCNVESTSIINNVDVSTIYEIPISFYKQGVHEILSSKLNIKVDPKIEELSKLVEVIKSNFFAPKKIINIAICGKYAELDDSYASIRESLVHVAANLDLLIKSTLIDSNDLNENCLKEFDGIIVPGGFGGKGYKGKIMAIKYARENNIPFLGICLGLQLAIIEFARNVCGILDADTEENLVKDNPLKNPVIHLLPEQKGVKDKGATMRLGGYPVILKKNTIAFELYGQDRIIERFRHRYEVNNDYIELFEKNGLIVSGFSSDFKIAKLIEIPKNKFFVACQFHPELITRIENPAKLFLGLIKACI; via the coding sequence ATGAAAAAAAACTTAAAAATTTTAGTAATAACAGGAGGCGTGATCTCTGGAATTGGCAAAGGAGTTACATCGGCAAGTATTGCAAGGTTATTTAGATATGATTTTAGGGTTACTCCAATTAAATGTGATGGGTATTTAAATACTGATCCTGGGACTATTAATCCTGTTGAGCACGGAGAAGTTTTTGTGCTTGATGATGGAGGAGAAGTTGATATGGACTTTGGTCATTATGAGAGGTTTTTAAATCTTAATGCAAAGTCTAGTTGGAACATTACAATGGGAAAAATATACAAAAAGATACTTGAAAATGAGCGAAAAGGCAAATATTTAGGAAGAACAGTTCAGCTTATTCCCCATGTTACTGATGAGATCAAGTCTACAATTTTTCAGATTGCAAGTTCTGAGAATAGCGATATGTTAATAATTGAAATTGGTGGAACCATAGGAGATATGGAAAATATTTTATTTATTGAGACAGTAAGACAAATAAGACAGGAGATTGGAAGTGGTAATATTGCTTTTATTCATTTAACCTATGTACCAAGCCCAGCTGGAATTAATGAGCAAAAGTCTAAGCCTACTCAACAGAGTGTTAAAACTTTAAATAAAGCAGGTATTTTTCCCGATTTAATTATTGCTAGAAGCTCTCAAGTATTGACAGATCAAATCAGAAAAAAAGTGGCAATGTTTTGCAATGTTGAGAGCACTTCTATTATTAATAATGTTGATGTTTCTACTATTTATGAAATTCCTATATCTTTTTACAAACAAGGTGTACATGAGATTTTAAGTTCTAAGTTGAATATTAAGGTTGATCCAAAAATAGAAGAGCTTTCAAAGCTTGTAGAAGTTATAAAATCTAATTTTTTTGCGCCTAAAAAAATTATTAATATTGCTATTTGTGGTAAATATGCTGAGCTTGATGATTCTTATGCATCAATTAGAGAGTCTTTGGTTCATGTTGCAGCCAATTTAGACTTGCTTATTAAAAGCACTTTAATTGATTCTAATGATTTAAATGAGAACTGTTTAAAAGAGTTTGATGGCATTATTGTTCCTGGCGGCTTTGGGGGAAAAGGATATAAGGGTAAAATTATGGCTATTAAATATGCGCGTGAGAATAATATTCCCTTTCTTGGAATTTGTCTTGGCTTGCAGCTTGCTATAATAGAATTTGCTCGTAATGTTTGTGGAATACTTGATGCTGATACGGAGGAAAATTTAGTAAAAGACAATCCTTTAAAAAATCCTGTTATTCATTTACTTCCTGAGCAAAAGGGAGTTAAAGATAAGGGCGCTACAATGAGGCTTGGGGGATATCCTGTGATTCTTAAAAAGAATACAATAGCTTTTGAGCTTTATGGCCAAGATCGGATAATTGAAAGATTTAGACATAGGTATGAAGTCAATAATGATTATATAGAGTTATTTGAAAAAAATGGACTTATAGTATCTGGATTTTCAAGTGATTTTAAAATAGCAAAATTAATAGAAATTCCTAAAAATAAATTTTTTGTAGCTTGCCAGTTTCATCCAGAACTTATTACAAGAATAGAAAATCCAGCTAAGCTTTTTTTAGGGTTAATTAAAGCTTGCATTTGA
- a CDS encoding DUF1761 family protein, with amino-acid sequence MLIKFMFSNINPILIVSMTLFKTLLEIIYRKILLKKIVASTNTLNTQKKQYKIIVIFVLALNHLLQSFLINALINLFNNLITLTNNSLGSLTDLNYNILSAIIISSITWLAFNFPKVINDIIYEKRPFNLTMANAFFDFLIIILLTIFSKLFLSYKILQFENTTNIDFKNLPTH; translated from the coding sequence ATGTTAATCAAATTTATGTTCTCAAATATTAATCCAATATTAATAGTTAGCATGACTTTATTTAAAACATTATTAGAAATAATATACCGAAAAATATTATTAAAAAAAATAGTTGCCAGTACCAACACATTAAATACTCAAAAAAAACAATACAAAATAATTGTTATCTTTGTTTTAGCTTTAAATCATTTATTACAAAGTTTTTTAATAAACGCTCTTATCAATTTATTCAACAATTTAATAACTCTTACTAACAACTCTCTTGGAAGCTTAACAGACTTAAATTACAATATATTATCCGCAATAATAATATCTAGCATAACCTGGCTTGCATTTAACTTTCCCAAAGTAATAAACGATATAATCTATGAAAAAAGACCATTTAATTTAACAATGGCTAATGCTTTTTTTGACTTTTTAATAATAATATTATTAACCATATTCTCTAAATTATTTTTAAGCTATAAAATACTGCAATTTGAGAACACTACAAACATTGATTTTAAAAACCTGCCTACCCACTAG
- a CDS encoding methyl-accepting chemotaxis protein, with translation MKKFSFFKKNKKVFDSNLLNVVSDDKKDLSTYEYKAPVKEMLKGFYHTKASISALKVGFESLQRILFSGIEDFDQIFSTLVEMTNNARDQIGVIFSDLGKNNKEKLNQISSVIVGIQGSLETISNFLGATNMISLNAKLEAARAKEYGKGFSVVADEIKRLSDQAKGVMNMISVKEIEEVSKDLISHNLKDLQIDIDKFFVEILEQLNYLESIFKRFSRSQEEFSSLVENLESIDANMAYYSRSCDSLISSDTFMLSNDEFLKELEFILSEQLSWINNLRLLVEGQRAIFIQTDASKHGFGLFYKGLSPKNDAIRQLWEEVYIPYLNINKFAAEILIIFRLENRNDSALRQAKDFLSQAESLSEEIVRKLEHIKKMVIELDNQGISIFS, from the coding sequence ATGAAAAAATTTTCGTTTTTTAAAAAAAATAAAAAAGTTTTTGATTCAAATCTTTTAAATGTTGTTAGTGATGACAAAAAAGATTTAAGTACTTATGAATATAAAGCTCCTGTTAAGGAAATGCTAAAGGGATTTTACCATACCAAAGCTTCCATTTCTGCTTTAAAAGTAGGATTTGAGTCATTACAAAGAATTTTGTTTTCTGGAATAGAAGATTTTGATCAAATATTTTCCACTCTTGTTGAGATGACAAATAATGCTCGTGATCAAATAGGCGTTATTTTTAGTGATCTTGGTAAAAATAATAAGGAAAAACTAAATCAAATATCTTCTGTTATTGTTGGAATTCAGGGAAGCTTAGAAACAATAAGTAATTTTCTGGGTGCTACCAATATGATTTCTCTTAATGCAAAGCTTGAGGCTGCAAGAGCTAAAGAATATGGTAAAGGATTTTCTGTTGTTGCAGATGAGATTAAGCGACTTTCTGATCAGGCAAAGGGTGTTATGAATATGATTTCTGTAAAGGAAATTGAGGAGGTTTCTAAAGATTTAATTTCTCATAACCTTAAGGATTTGCAGATTGATATTGATAAGTTCTTTGTCGAGATTCTTGAGCAGCTTAATTATCTTGAGAGCATATTTAAACGCTTTTCAAGAAGTCAAGAGGAATTTTCTTCTTTGGTTGAAAATCTTGAGAGCATAGATGCTAATATGGCTTATTATTCAAGGAGCTGTGATTCTTTGATTAGCTCTGATACTTTTATGCTGTCTAATGATGAATTTTTAAAAGAGCTAGAATTTATTCTCTCGGAGCAACTTTCTTGGATTAATAATTTGAGATTGCTAGTTGAAGGACAAAGGGCAATATTTATTCAGACAGATGCTTCCAAGCATGGGTTTGGATTATTTTATAAAGGATTATCTCCCAAGAATGATGCTATTAGGCAGTTATGGGAAGAAGTTTACATTCCTTATTTAAATATTAATAAGTTTGCAGCTGAAATTTTGATTATATTTAGGTTGGAGAATCGCAATGATAGTGCTTTAAGGCAAGCTAAAGATTTTTTGTCTCAAGCTGAGAGTTTGTCCGAAGAAATTGTCAGAAAACTTGAGCACATTAAAAAGATGGTAATTGAATTGGATAATCAAGGAATTAGTATTTTTTCTTGA
- the dnaE gene encoding DNA polymerase III subunit alpha: MLKIKFYFDKIILGMSFRARFIHLHVHSDYSLLDGAAKISDIISKAKKCNMSHIALTDHGNLFGAIKFYKEAKKAGIKPIIGIEAYMAKTSKFLKKQDDLGKMSYHLILLAKNELGYKNLLKLTSISYLEGFYYRPRIDKEDLEKYSEGLICTSACIGGLIPRLILANRFEDAKNEILWFKKVFGNDFYLELQRHGIKDQDIVNERLVEYSRELGVPLTVANDSHYVNREDAAAQDIIVCIGTGAKKSDENRLKMETNEFYIKSQEEMCELFNDLPEALENTVRIAEKCDDFKITFPGPILPDYQIPVEFNTLGEYLEYLTLEGLKFRYKTLTSKIKDRAFYELSVIIGMGFEGYFLIVWDFIKFAHDHDIPVGAGRGSGAGSIVAYALRITDIDPLKYNLLFERFLNPERISMPDFDIDFCFEGRDEIIKYVTNKYGEDKVAQIITFGTLKPKAVVKDVARVLDIPFAESNELTKFIPDGPKVSLKEVLDDNSLKEYFTSKLVYKELMNAALVLEGMNRHASTHAAGIVISKTPLTDYVPLYKDYKQGSVSTQYTMDLLEECGLVKMDFLGLKTLTLIKNAENLIRSVNPDFKIKNIPDNDVKTFKMLGEGRSASVFQFESEGMQQILKDAKPDSIEDLIALNALYRPGPMQFIPQFIAAKKGVKRIKYPHPDLKEVLKPTYGVIVYQEQVMEVAKIIGGFSLGKADILRRAMGKKKEDEMNEMKVDFLRGAIEKGYDKEIASEIFELLKPFSGYGFNKSHAAAYSLIAYQTAYLKANYPEYFMAANLTNEINNNDKLSYYIEESKAIGINVLKPDINRSFREFRVTDSGISYGLNGIKNLGGIVVDLIIDERGKNGKYSSFEDFIRRVDDKVINKKFLESAIKSGLFDSLDQNRKTLFENLDRLIEVVSEDKNNKKLGQNSLFGALESQDPIQQSFNYQTFKEYSYSELLGFEKELLGFYVSGHPLDPYKKAIDSFSSLNVLKDLAAKKDSIVQFAGILNAVKIIQTKRNNAKMAFGVIEDFKGAIDIVVFTEIYERYRNFLLEGNVIGVIGRLTFNRDKFSIVVEKVINIERLSEDKINNIHIKFLNNKLNDLQLLNSLKESISNFEDNSGFSNVYFYLRENGKDLKLKMNSILNFVPDEDKLDKLRKCAIVEDVWVD, encoded by the coding sequence TTGTTAAAAATCAAGTTTTATTTTGATAAAATAATTTTAGGTATGAGTTTTAGAGCTAGATTTATTCATCTTCATGTTCATTCAGATTATTCTCTTTTGGATGGAGCTGCAAAAATATCAGATATTATATCAAAAGCAAAAAAATGCAATATGTCACATATTGCATTAACAGATCATGGCAATCTTTTTGGAGCTATTAAATTTTATAAAGAAGCTAAAAAAGCAGGAATTAAGCCAATAATCGGTATTGAAGCTTATATGGCAAAAACTTCTAAGTTTTTAAAAAAACAGGACGATCTTGGAAAAATGTCTTACCATTTAATTTTGCTTGCCAAGAATGAGCTGGGTTATAAAAATTTATTAAAGTTGACAAGTATTTCTTATCTCGAGGGGTTTTATTATCGTCCAAGGATAGATAAAGAGGATCTTGAAAAATATTCAGAAGGCTTGATTTGTACTTCAGCTTGCATTGGGGGGCTAATTCCAAGACTTATTTTAGCCAATAGATTTGAAGATGCTAAGAATGAAATTCTTTGGTTTAAAAAGGTTTTTGGTAATGACTTTTATCTTGAGCTTCAAAGGCATGGCATTAAAGATCAAGACATTGTAAATGAAAGGCTTGTTGAATATTCTAGGGAACTTGGAGTTCCTTTAACAGTAGCTAATGATTCTCATTATGTTAACAGAGAAGATGCAGCTGCTCAAGACATTATTGTTTGCATTGGTACTGGTGCTAAGAAAAGCGATGAGAATAGATTAAAAATGGAAACCAATGAATTTTATATTAAATCTCAAGAAGAAATGTGTGAACTTTTTAATGATTTGCCTGAAGCTTTAGAAAATACTGTAAGGATTGCAGAAAAATGCGATGATTTTAAAATAACTTTTCCAGGTCCTATTTTACCTGATTATCAGATTCCTGTTGAATTTAATACTCTTGGTGAATATTTGGAATATCTCACTCTTGAAGGGTTGAAATTTAGATATAAAACTTTGACAAGCAAAATAAAAGATAGAGCTTTTTATGAATTGAGCGTAATAATTGGAATGGGTTTTGAAGGTTATTTTTTAATTGTTTGGGATTTTATTAAATTTGCTCACGATCACGATATCCCTGTTGGAGCTGGGCGTGGTTCTGGTGCTGGTTCAATTGTAGCTTATGCTCTTAGGATTACTGATATTGATCCTCTAAAATATAATTTACTTTTTGAGAGATTTTTAAATCCTGAGCGTATTTCTATGCCCGATTTTGATATTGATTTTTGTTTTGAAGGCAGAGATGAGATTATAAAATATGTTACCAATAAATATGGAGAAGATAAGGTAGCTCAAATAATTACTTTTGGAACCCTAAAGCCTAAGGCTGTAGTTAAGGATGTGGCTAGAGTTTTAGATATTCCATTTGCTGAATCAAATGAACTTACCAAGTTTATTCCTGATGGTCCCAAAGTTTCTTTAAAAGAGGTTTTAGATGATAATTCCTTGAAAGAATATTTTACTAGCAAGCTTGTTTATAAAGAATTAATGAATGCTGCATTGGTTCTTGAGGGAATGAATAGACATGCTTCAACTCATGCTGCAGGAATTGTAATTTCTAAAACCCCTTTAACTGACTATGTGCCTCTTTATAAGGATTATAAGCAAGGCTCTGTTTCTACTCAATACACAATGGATTTGCTTGAAGAATGTGGACTTGTTAAGATGGATTTTCTTGGTTTAAAAACATTAACTTTAATAAAAAATGCAGAAAATCTTATTAGAAGTGTAAATCCAGATTTTAAAATAAAAAATATTCCAGACAATGATGTTAAAACGTTTAAGATGCTAGGAGAAGGAAGAAGTGCATCTGTTTTTCAGTTTGAATCTGAGGGAATGCAGCAAATTCTAAAAGACGCAAAGCCTGATAGCATTGAAGATTTGATAGCCTTAAATGCTCTTTATAGGCCAGGTCCTATGCAATTTATTCCTCAATTTATTGCTGCTAAAAAAGGTGTTAAGAGAATTAAATATCCTCATCCAGATTTAAAGGAAGTTTTAAAACCAACTTATGGGGTTATTGTTTATCAAGAACAAGTAATGGAAGTTGCAAAAATAATTGGAGGCTTTTCTCTTGGCAAGGCTGATATTTTAAGACGTGCTATGGGTAAAAAGAAAGAAGACGAGATGAATGAAATGAAGGTCGACTTTTTAAGAGGTGCTATTGAGAAAGGATATGACAAAGAAATTGCTAGTGAAATTTTTGAACTTTTAAAGCCTTTTTCAGGGTATGGATTTAATAAATCGCATGCAGCAGCATATTCTTTAATAGCGTATCAAACTGCTTATCTTAAGGCTAATTACCCTGAATATTTTATGGCTGCTAATTTGACTAATGAAATTAATAATAATGATAAGCTTTCTTATTACATTGAAGAGTCAAAAGCTATAGGTATAAACGTGCTTAAGCCCGATATAAATCGATCATTTAGGGAATTTCGCGTAACTGATTCTGGAATTTCTTATGGGCTTAATGGGATTAAAAATCTTGGAGGAATTGTTGTTGATTTGATAATTGATGAGAGGGGAAAAAACGGCAAATATAGTTCTTTTGAGGATTTTATTAGACGTGTAGATGATAAAGTAATTAATAAGAAATTTTTAGAATCTGCAATAAAATCTGGACTTTTTGATAGTTTGGATCAAAATAGAAAAACTTTATTTGAAAATCTTGATCGTTTGATTGAAGTTGTTTCAGAAGATAAAAATAATAAAAAACTTGGTCAAAATAGTTTATTTGGTGCGCTTGAAAGTCAAGATCCAATTCAGCAAAGTTTTAATTATCAGACTTTTAAAGAGTATTCTTATTCTGAGCTTTTAGGATTTGAAAAAGAGCTTTTGGGATTTTACGTGTCAGGTCATCCTCTTGATCCTTATAAAAAGGCAATTGATAGTTTTTCTAGTTTAAATGTTTTAAAAGATCTTGCTGCCAAAAAAGATAGTATTGTTCAATTTGCCGGCATTTTAAATGCAGTAAAAATTATTCAAACCAAAAGAAATAACGCAAAAATGGCTTTTGGTGTTATAGAAGATTTTAAAGGTGCAATAGATATTGTAGTTTTTACAGAAATTTATGAAAGGTATAGGAATTTTTTACTTGAAGGCAATGTTATTGGGGTTATAGGTAGGCTTACGTTTAACAGAGATAAATTTTCAATTGTAGTTGAAAAAGTTATAAATATTGAGAGACTTTCCGAGGATAAAATAAATAATATTCATATTAAATTTTTAAATAATAAATTAAATGACTTACAATTACTTAATTCTTTGAAGGAAAGTATAAGCAATTTTGAGGACAATTCTGGATTTTCAAATGTTTATTTTTATTTAAGGGAAAATGGTAAGGATTTAAAATTAAAAATGAATTCAATTTTAAATTTTGTGCCAGATGAAGACAAGCTTGATAAGTTGAGAAAGTGCGCGATAGTTGAAGATGTTTGGGTTGATTAG
- a CDS encoding YggT family protein, with protein MVVLIEILMVFLQIYRILILIRILLSWLVSSGINTNVFFRFVHIVTEPFLSFFRRIPFFTFGMFDFSPIAALITLSIFERMLTYGNYKLSTFIMLFIIEVWGIFRSIFIAIVFFLLLRLLLLLLNLFQDSDFFKTVDSFLIPLSTRISGLITDKHMSYALRLIVGSALMVAFIIIIEQVLFAIGVLVKYLPF; from the coding sequence TTGGTTGTTTTAATAGAAATTTTAATGGTATTTTTGCAGATTTATAGGATTTTAATTTTAATTAGGATTCTTCTTAGTTGGCTTGTGTCTTCAGGAATTAATACCAATGTATTTTTCAGATTTGTACATATTGTCACAGAGCCATTTTTATCTTTTTTCAGAAGAATTCCTTTTTTTACATTTGGTATGTTTGATTTTTCTCCAATTGCAGCTTTAATAACTCTATCTATTTTTGAAAGAATGTTGACTTATGGGAATTATAAGCTTTCTACATTTATTATGTTATTCATTATTGAAGTTTGGGGGATATTTAGAAGCATTTTTATTGCTATAGTTTTCTTTTTATTGTTGAGATTGTTATTGTTGCTTTTGAATTTGTTCCAAGACTCAGACTTTTTTAAAACAGTCGATTCATTTTTGATTCCTTTATCTACTAGGATAAGTGGTTTAATTACTGATAAACATATGTCTTATGCTTTACGTTTGATTGTTGGGAGCGCTTTAATGGTAGCATTTATAATTATTATTGAACAAGTTTTATTTGCTATTGGCGTTTTAGTAAAATATTTACCTTTTTAG